A single genomic interval of Electrophorus electricus isolate fEleEle1 chromosome 4, fEleEle1.pri, whole genome shotgun sequence harbors:
- the LOC113589730 gene encoding extracellular calcium-sensing receptor-like: MQITSSLVSFVSVLWMTVFSSARCKANTVSCRLWTEPQIPILSKNGDFVIGGIFSIHYYTKSEQNTFTTIPPQPQCTGSMEFRELHVARALEFTIHEINNRTDLLPGITLGYQIYDSCSAVPMSIKVAFQFANGLETVFNDTGACLKSVSAAVPAIVGDSSSTPSIGMARTLGLFGIPQVSHSSTCACLSDKSQFPAFFRTVPSDHHQAAALARMVKYFGWTWIGAIRSDTDYGNIGMASFLKAAQQEGICVEYSEAYYRTQAHNKLERVANVIRRSTARVVVAFLASGDMKFLVEELVRQPLPPIQWIASEAWITHPDFLQFNICAGALGFGVPRSVIPGFRDFLLNLSTPQALKSPILTEFWESAFSCSLKGRTGVRECDGSEDIRALQNPYTDTSQLRTTNLVYKATYAIAHAIHGVICDDTQCDKTKKFSSFQVLNQLKRVNFTTKNGYQVNFDSNGDPVAVYELINLQFKKDGTINFVPVGYYDSSNLRGQELRMSSAISWVGGQTEVPVSVCSESCPPGTRKAVQKGRPVCCYDCIPCAEGEISNKTDSLGCMRCLPEFWPNAKQDNCLPKPVEFLSWDDSLGIILTVFSTTGAFMSVSVGAVFYKHRTSPIVRANNSELSFLLLFSLTLCFLCSLTFIGQPSEWSCMLRHTVFGITFVLCISCVLGKTIVVLMAFRATLPGSNVMKWFGPPQQRLSVLAFTLIQAVICVIWLKVSPPFPFKNLKHYKDKIILECNLGSGIGFWVVLGYIGLLAVLCFILAFLARKLPDNFNEAKFITFSMLIFCAVWITFIPSYLSSPGKFTVAVEIFAILASSFGLIICIFAPKCFIIVFRPTKNTKKHLMGKVPSKSL, encoded by the exons GGAGCTGCATGTCGCTCGTGCCTTGGAATTTACGATCCACGAGATCAACAACAGAACCGATCTCCTGCCGGGCATCACGTTAGGCTACCAGATATACGACTCGTGCTCTGCGGTGCCAATGTCAATCAAAGTTGCATTTCAGTTTGCAAATGGCTTGGAGACGGTTTTCAACGACACTGGTGCCTGTTTAAAATCGGTATCTGCCGCTGTACCTGCTATCGTAGGAGATTCTTCTTCCACCCCGTCAATAGGCATGGCCAGAACTCTCGGTCTTTTCGGAATACCACAG GTGAGTCATTCATCAACCTGCGCGTGTCTGAGCGATAAGAGTCAGTTTCCCGCCTTCTTTAGGACTGTACCTAGTGACCACCACCAAGCTGCCGCACTGGCGAGAATGGTGAAGTATTTCGGCTGGACATGGATTGGGGCGATACGCAGCGACACAGACTACGGAAATATAGGAATGGCATCGTTCCTAAAGGCTGCACAACAGGAGGGGATCTGTGTAGAGTACTCCGAGGCCTATTACAGGACACAAGCGCACAATAAATTAGAGAGAGTGGCAAACGTTATCCGTAGATCCACGGCCCGGGTAGTAGTCGCGTTTCTAGCCTCAGGCGACATGAAGTTTCTCGTGGAAGAACTGGTACGACAGCCACTACCTCCGATTCAGTGGATAGCCAGCGAGGCGTGGATCACACATCCAGACTTTCTGCAGTTTAACATTTGTGCTGGAGCTTTAGGTTTTGGAGTCCCCCGGTCAGTTATTCCAGGCTTTCGTGATTTTCTACTAAACCTCTCTACACCACAAGCCTTGAAATCACCCATATTAACGGAATTTTGGGAAAGCGCATTCAGCTGTAGCCTTAAAGGGCGGACAGGCGTGCGGGAATGTGACGGCAGTGAGGATATCCGCGCTCTACAGAACCCATACACGGACACGTCTCAGTTGCGCACCACTAACTTAGTGTACAAAGCTACATATGCCATAGCGCATGCTATTCACGGAGTTATCTGTGATGACACGCAATGCGACAAAACTAAAAAATTCTCATCATTTCag GTTCTCAACCAGCTCAAGAGAGTGAACTTCACGACAAAGAATGGTTATCAGGTCAACTTTGATTCCAACGGAGATCCTGTAGCTGTTTATGAGCTCATAAACTTGCAGTTTAAGAAAGATGGCACAATAAACTTTGTGCCAGTGGGCTACTATGACTCATCCAATCTGAGAGGACAGGAGCTCAGAATGAGCAGTGCTATCAGCTGGgtgggaggacagacagag gtgccagtgtctgtgtgcagtgagagctgtcctccaggcaccaggaaggctgtgcagaagggaaggcctgtctgctgctatgactgtataccatgtgcagagggagagatcagtaacaaaACAG ATTCTTTGGGTTGTATGCGCTGCCTTCCTGAATTCTGGCCCAATGCCAAACAAGACAACTGCCTTCCCAAGCCTGTTGAGTTCCTGTCCTGGGATGACAGTTTGGGCATTATCCTGACAGTGTTCTCCACCACTGGAGCcttcatgtctgtgtctgtaggAGCTGTCTTCTACAAACACAGGACATCTCCCATCGTccgagccaacaactcagagctgagcttcctgctgctcttctctctgactctgtgtttcctctgttcacttactttcattggtcagccctccgagtggtcctgtatgctgcgtcacacagtgtttgggatcaccttcgtcctctgcatctcctgtgttctggggaaaacaatagtggtgttaatggccttcagggctacacttccaggcagtaatgtcatgaaatggtttgggcctccacagcagagactaaGTGTTCTTGCCTTCACTCTCATACAAGCTGTCATTTGTGTGATTTGGTTAAAAGTATCTCCTCCTTTCCCTTTCAAAAATTTAAAGCACTACAAGGACAAGATCATTCTTGAATGCAATTTGGGATCAGGCATAGGTTTCTGGGTTGTACTAGGTTATATAGGACTCctggctgttttgtgttttattttggcttttctagctCGCAAGTtacctgataactttaatgaagccaaattcatcacattcagcatgctcatattctgtgcggtttggatcacctttattccatctTATTtaagctctcctggaaaattcactgtagctgtggaaaTATTTGCTATTCTGGCttcaagctttggtttgattatttgtatttttgctccaaaatgtttcataattgttTTTAGACCAACAAAGAATACCAAGAAACACCTTATGGGTAAAGTACCCTCAAAATCTCTCTGA